One Paenibacillus crassostreae DNA segment encodes these proteins:
- a CDS encoding ROK family protein — protein MKITGDQALVKKINKSIVLDTIRRHGPLSRIQVSEKTGLNKATVSNLVLELLANYLVEEIGPGESSGGRKPTMLLFHRSAGHAIGLELSVTHLTGILTDLEDNIVAEYSTRLTQRDFPSVLDEMHQAIRSLMQKAPSSPHGVVGIGVGVPGMVDDSGTILFAPNLGWEKIPLKDILEDAFSIPVTIDNEANAGAEGELHYGAGIDVHHLIYISAGMGIGSGIIVDGQLYKGARGYAGETGHMTIEANGSKCSCGNQGCWELYASEITYGDLSKDLPAHTTQELIPHALQHDPAILGLFNTIGHYLGIGITNIINSFNPELIIIGGPLAEAKEWLESPLQSVVAQRTLPYHRSQLQVQFSALGSHSTMLGASYAAVSQFLGRVRVSL, from the coding sequence ATGAAAATCACCGGTGATCAAGCGCTGGTTAAAAAAATTAACAAGTCTATCGTTCTAGATACGATCCGTCGTCACGGTCCACTATCTCGCATACAAGTCTCTGAGAAGACAGGTCTTAATAAAGCTACAGTATCCAACCTTGTCCTTGAATTGTTGGCAAATTACCTAGTTGAGGAAATTGGCCCAGGTGAATCTAGTGGGGGCCGGAAGCCAACAATGCTTCTCTTTCATCGAAGTGCGGGGCATGCCATTGGGCTGGAACTGAGCGTAACCCATTTAACAGGTATTCTTACGGATCTTGAGGATAACATCGTCGCAGAATACAGCACAAGATTAACCCAACGTGACTTCCCTTCTGTCCTAGATGAGATGCATCAAGCTATACGTTCTCTTATGCAGAAGGCGCCCTCCTCTCCACATGGTGTAGTTGGCATCGGTGTTGGTGTACCTGGCATGGTCGATGATAGTGGTACGATCCTTTTTGCCCCCAACTTGGGTTGGGAGAAGATTCCCTTAAAGGATATCCTAGAGGATGCCTTTAGTATCCCAGTAACCATTGATAATGAGGCAAATGCAGGTGCTGAAGGAGAACTCCATTATGGTGCCGGAATTGATGTCCATCATCTCATTTACATTAGCGCTGGAATGGGAATTGGATCTGGTATTATTGTCGATGGTCAACTTTACAAAGGGGCACGCGGATACGCTGGAGAGACAGGACATATGACCATTGAAGCCAATGGTAGTAAATGCTCCTGTGGTAATCAAGGATGTTGGGAGTTATATGCCTCCGAGATCACCTACGGTGATCTATCGAAAGATTTACCTGCCCATACAACTCAAGAGCTTATTCCACATGCCTTACAACATGATCCAGCAATCCTTGGCCTCTTTAATACTATTGGACATTATCTTGGTATTGGAATCACCAACATTATTAATAGCTTCAATCCAGAACTTATTATTATTGGTGGACCCCTTGCTGAAGCTAAGGAATGGCTAGAATCTCCATTGCAATCTGTTGTAGCCCAACGAACCTTACCTTATCATCGAAGCCAGTTGCAGGTTCAATTCTCAGCACTTGGTAGTCATTCAACTATGCTAGGCGCTTCATATGCTGCTGTATCTCAATTTTTAGGGCGTGTTCGAGTTTCATTGTAA